A stretch of the uncultured Desulfobacter sp. genome encodes the following:
- a CDS encoding PAS domain S-box protein, giving the protein MTWTLREAYLLIRIYRNADSEFSIFQAIHLTLFCPQYSVSRLMMAIPYCGFLLTIKLSDSTVGDVNMTKEERRSNFVFKPFQHDNRIGVELKNAPIVWDLENGNLSFFGIDSALFWTDPSLVRMLSPLAKEIGLDLFQLLIAYSSSFGTYEDYHAMVSTLGKTFKAGFLAWGEAVSTAGWGIFEMPEFNAKTQQATVIIHNSWEIRMQRNLPAEERWGCPFLQGKIIGIFSHAFNTRCWADVFCYYDQDKPYAELKIFPSKKTIEDEIKKIRYLQMAKKEQVLAKKIEDRTAELKQAQKQIEEYSKTLEQKVAQRTSELLNTNKQLQAEINIRRQTENALQQSYDTLNHTLAASPIGIVLVENRILKWANDEFKSLFRFESKKDYQNKSTRQLYVNEEDYLYFGRIFYDEAKAGEPIEGETTVRRKDGSTFPAHIKISSVDPSDPMQRAVLSISDITSRKQAEQTLLNTTKRLQSITDSSQDAIIVVDRQGKILFWNPAAKQIFGYTHQEAMGRNLHHLLMLQHYSKAYNNAAVIFQQIGQGNAINKTIELEAIRKDGEKIAIGLSLSAIDSQDGWSAVGVIRDITEQRKTHEMLIQSEKMLSVGGLAAGMAHEINNPLAGMVQNANVLKSRLRDIDMQANLKVAKELGISTEDITAFMEKRNIFRMIDAIQESGVRAAEIVNSMLSFARKSDATVSSIYPDKLMDEILELAATSYDFKKQYDFKSIKIIKEYADNLPLLPCEGAKIQQVLLNIFRNGAQAMQTAKTKSPRFILRIFSKGEPEMVHIEIEDNGPGMDEQTRLKVFEPFFTTKPVGVGTGLGLSVSYFIITENHKGTMDVISEPGKGANFIIRLPVDKRKDI; this is encoded by the coding sequence ATGACCTGGACTTTACGCGAAGCTTATCTGTTGATTAGAATTTATAGAAACGCAGATTCTGAATTCTCAATTTTTCAGGCGATTCACTTAACGCTTTTTTGTCCCCAGTATTCAGTTTCGCGTTTAATGATGGCAATACCATATTGTGGATTTCTTCTTACTATAAAACTCTCAGATTCGACTGTTGGGGATGTAAATATGACCAAAGAAGAGCGACGATCAAATTTTGTATTCAAACCATTTCAACATGACAACAGAATTGGCGTCGAGCTAAAGAACGCTCCAATTGTTTGGGATTTAGAAAATGGTAATTTGTCTTTTTTCGGAATAGATTCGGCTCTTTTCTGGACAGATCCTTCTCTGGTGCGAATGTTATCGCCGCTTGCTAAGGAAATAGGACTTGATTTATTTCAGTTACTTATAGCTTATTCATCAAGTTTTGGCACCTATGAAGATTATCACGCAATGGTCTCAACTTTAGGGAAAACGTTTAAAGCAGGATTTTTGGCTTGGGGAGAGGCCGTTTCAACCGCAGGGTGGGGTATTTTTGAAATGCCCGAGTTTAATGCAAAGACCCAACAAGCGACAGTGATAATACATAATTCATGGGAAATAAGAATGCAAAGGAATCTTCCTGCTGAAGAACGCTGGGGATGCCCGTTTTTGCAGGGAAAAATTATTGGAATATTTAGTCATGCCTTTAACACCCGATGCTGGGCAGATGTCTTTTGCTATTATGACCAGGATAAACCATATGCAGAATTAAAAATTTTTCCTTCCAAGAAGACCATTGAAGATGAAATTAAAAAAATTCGCTACCTGCAAATGGCAAAAAAAGAACAAGTATTGGCAAAAAAAATTGAAGACAGAACAGCGGAACTCAAACAAGCTCAAAAACAAATTGAGGAATATTCAAAAACATTAGAACAAAAGGTTGCCCAACGGACATCGGAATTACTCAATACCAACAAGCAGCTTCAAGCCGAAATTAATATCCGAAGACAAACTGAAAATGCGTTGCAACAAAGCTACGACACCTTAAATCACACCTTAGCGGCCTCGCCAATAGGTATTGTCCTTGTTGAAAACAGGATTTTGAAATGGGCCAATGACGAATTCAAGTCGTTGTTTAGATTCGAATCTAAAAAGGATTATCAGAACAAGAGTACCCGGCAATTGTATGTTAATGAAGAAGATTATCTTTACTTTGGCCGGATATTCTATGATGAGGCGAAAGCCGGCGAGCCGATTGAGGGTGAGACTACAGTTCGGCGTAAAGACGGCTCAACATTCCCGGCACACATAAAAATAAGCAGTGTTGACCCTTCCGATCCAATGCAACGTGCCGTGCTCAGCATTTCTGATATAACCTCAAGGAAACAAGCAGAGCAGACATTGTTGAATACCACCAAGAGGCTACAAAGTATTACAGACTCATCCCAGGATGCTATCATTGTAGTAGACCGCCAAGGAAAAATTTTATTTTGGAACCCAGCGGCCAAACAAATTTTTGGCTATACCCACCAAGAAGCAATGGGTCGGAATCTGCATCACCTGTTGATGCTACAACACTACAGCAAAGCTTATAATAATGCCGCTGTGATATTTCAGCAAATAGGTCAAGGCAACGCAATAAATAAAACCATAGAACTGGAAGCCATTAGAAAAGATGGAGAAAAGATAGCCATCGGACTATCCCTGTCTGCAATTGATTCCCAGGATGGTTGGAGTGCGGTTGGCGTTATACGGGACATTACAGAACAAAGAAAGACCCATGAAATGCTGATACAATCTGAAAAAATGCTTTCAGTGGGTGGACTTGCAGCGGGCATGGCCCATGAAATAAATAATCCCTTGGCAGGCATGGTGCAAAATGCCAATGTCTTAAAATCCCGATTGAGAGATATTGATATGCAGGCAAATTTGAAAGTGGCAAAAGAACTTGGCATCTCCACGGAGGATATCACGGCTTTTATGGAAAAAAGAAATATTTTCCGCATGATTGATGCCATTCAGGAATCCGGGGTACGTGCGGCTGAAATAGTTAACAGCATGCTCAGTTTTGCACGAAAATCAGATGCCACCGTCTCGTCCATTTATCCTGATAAACTTATGGATGAAATTCTTGAACTGGCAGCTACAAGCTATGACTTCAAAAAACAGTATGATTTTAAATCTATAAAAATTATAAAAGAATATGCTGACAATTTGCCCCTGCTGCCCTGTGAAGGGGCGAAAATTCAGCAGGTGCTGTTGAATATTTTCAGAAATGGTGCCCAGGCCATGCAAACGGCAAAAACAAAATCGCCACGGTTTATCCTTAGAATTTTCAGTAAAGGAGAACCGGAAATGGTCCATATAGAAATAGAGGATAATGGACCGGGGATGGATGAGCAGACTCGATTAAAGGTGTTTGAGCCGTTCTTTACGACAAAACCGGTAGGGGTTGGTACAGGGCTGGGATTATCTGTTTCTTATTTTATCATCACTGAAAATCATAAGGGAACAATGGACGTCATTTCGGAACCGGGAAAAGGGGCCAATTTTATTATTCGACTGCCGGTTGACAAGAGAAAAGACATATAA
- a CDS encoding MarR family transcriptional regulator produces MMKEKYIVFFMSKTKKKMIKFIEKQLQDKNIDDIVPSYGNILTVLYDHNESLTMKEIGALLGKEKSTITTLVNKLEKLGYVKKVKRSRDQRTTHVCLTEKGLSIEKIFDEISTEVQNTAYHDFTQEEKKEFLRLLKKMNQNFDT; encoded by the coding sequence ATGATGAAAGAAAAGTACATTGTCTTTTTTATGAGTAAAACAAAAAAGAAGATGATTAAATTTATTGAAAAGCAGCTTCAGGATAAAAATATTGATGATATCGTACCTTCTTACGGGAATATCTTAACCGTACTCTACGATCATAATGAATCTTTGACCATGAAAGAAATAGGCGCGTTGTTAGGTAAAGAAAAGTCAACGATTACCACATTGGTTAATAAGCTCGAAAAGCTGGGCTATGTAAAGAAAGTTAAGCGCAGCCGTGATCAACGGACAACTCATGTCTGTTTAACCGAAAAAGGGTTGAGTATTGAAAAGATATTTGATGAAATATCCACTGAGGTTCAGAACACTGCCTACCACGATTTCACACAGGAAGAAAAAAAAGAATTTCTAAGACTTCTTAAAAAAATGAACCAAAATTTTGATACATGA